Genomic segment of Eupeodes corollae chromosome 2, idEupCoro1.1, whole genome shotgun sequence:
AGCATTGCActtcaaatttgttgaaaatggtttattttggcatttttcATTCCAAACTGTAATATGGAATACCCTGTTGGAATGGTGCGTATGTCAACAAACAACAACGACTCACTGTTATTCAAAAATCAGCTATACGTAACGTGTGTAAAACCCATCGTTCAACACCATCAACGGAActttttaagtctttaaaaatttttcccattagacatttatattattttaaatatttaaaagtgttttttaaaagagctGGATATTTGGAAAGTCCGATTTCCGACGTTATTTCTAAAACCTTAGAAGTAATTCCACCTTTATGGCAAATATCTCATATTTTCGTACAACAAGCTACAGAAACTCCTATTCCATTGCTTCCTGCAAACTTTTTATTACGCTTCCTATAGAAGTTCGTACAATGAGAAATATTGGCGTGTTTTTAAAAGAGAATACAATTATGGCTTCTTGCCGTAGACtaccaaaaaatagaaactttgcTACGTTACAcagttcaaaattaaatttatgtttacaACCAAAAACGTGTTTGTGTGCTAAAACGTAACTTTAAAgcttatgaatttttaatttaattaactattattattatgcaatattattgttaactatGTCTGTATATTCGAGAGCAATGAAGTCATTAATGAGAATGAAAAACTGGTCCATCTATctatcatatttttaaagttggcgtttttaaccataaaatataaaaattaaacattttggtcCTTATAACTTCCGACAAACCAAAATGCTACATGCAAAACATCATTGCATTAAGTTTATAACAGTTTTATGCCactaaaaaaacgtttttgacaacttgtattatttttttagcaaaatggcaattttattataaaaaataagaacctgaAAAAGGGCTACTAAAAATTTGTAACgaataattttcgacttaaatatcccGAGACCAAAGAAAAGtattaactttaaacttattttatcttatacaaaatatacgaAGATGATATCACTTCTTTAATATCTGAGAAGAAAATATGCttcaactcaaatttttgatatcagagttttaaagttaaaattctccttataaaaatacaatttgcaaatttttaaaagaataaatgaGGAATTATCAGTGTGATTTGCATTCCTTcctcttaaaagtttttgtgtcGTAGTTTAAACGCTTAATACTTATTTTGACTGGTTTATATGCAACGGACATCAATGTGAATAAATTCCAACCATGAGCTcgaattgtttaataaaaaaaaattattgtatctTTATTGATTGAtcattatagattttttttctaacaagATCCTTTGAATCTTATCAAATCGAATACACTATGACAACAGTTAGGTATAAAATCTTAtactattatttattaattattttatattctaggtcatagatatatttataataaaatgcatttcttataaactaatattattaagtaacaaacaaaaaaaaataattaaaaattatagaaaaagaaaatgttcaaataatatTATGAAGGTGTAGGGATTAAGATGAAGggaaatatacataaaaaaacatatattatttattttttattatttattgggaacaaattaaaaactgataCTCTTGGCAAATTCATGTcactatatattttattaaattatattatttatggcAGCTATTTATAGAAAGTGATTGATATttatggaaaaataaattttaaggcaACGTCGAttctcttcatttatttttttaactaataaataattttattatagttGTGCATTTTTGGcttaaggcaatttttttgttttgtaaatcagTTTAATGCCGTCATCGAAAGGGCACAACACCACGGATTATAGACTATTTCAAAAAGTTCCTAACGATGCTTATGGTTCAAGTTTGTTTCGGACATAGCATTCGTCTGGCAAGGATCCTGATATTGCTTTGATATTGATGACTTCTTGCTGAAGTTGTGAAAGTTCTTTTTCGTATTTGTCAATTGATTTGTTCTGTTGATTTCTCATTTCAcggaatttttcaattcgattggTTAAATTTGCACGATTGAGTTCTCTTTCAACTGCATCAAGGCGACTCTCtgtaaaaatattcatttttattaaggaAACACAAATAGCTAGTATTAATTATTTCGTACCTAGATCATCTAAGTCGTTAGTGTTAATGTCTGTAAGATCAGCTAATTCATCATTGATCGAATTAAGGTCACTAAGAGCTTTGTTGATTTTCTTCTGAGCTTCTTGAGTATCGGCTTTAGCTTGTCCTACCTTTCGTTTTGCATCATCAACAAGAGTATCATCTTCGCTAGATAGGTCTTCTAGCTTAATTATGTCTGATTCAGTGACTTTAACTCGATGATTTAGTTGATCAGCTTCATCTCGAAGTTTGCGAGCATTAACTTTAGTATCGTTTGCTTTCTTACGAATAATTTCAGCGTCCTGCAAGTaccaataaaattttgattaaaatgcaagaatttacaaaaaaaatgttcttcagtCTTACCTTTGAAGCTTGTTCAGCATACTTCTCTTGGGCTTCTTGGGCATTAGTCTTGGCgtcatttgcatttttgtttgctCCTGTCAGTgcctataattttgttttttaaagttaagattCTTTAAATAGGCTTTAAACAACTTACTTCATCAGCTTGCTTGATCAAAGTTTCAGCATTTGCAATTTCTGTTTGAATACCAGGTACAGTTCGAAGTGCCAAAGCAGCCTTCTCCGAGGATTTCTGAACATCAGTTTggaaacctaagaaaaaattttgcatttggaaaaccattttaagtttaatattgatATAAGAAACATACGAGCAAGTGTGTGATAGGTGTTGTTAGCTTCCTTCAAGGTATTGTCACCCTGTTCAACAGCATGAGTTGCATTACCAAATGCATCTTTAGCTCTTTCCGATAGTTCTTTGTCTTCGAGTGCTTGAACTTCAGCTCTGAAAGTAGATTAAGATTATTAAACAACTATCTTCCCAATAAGATGAAATCAAAACCTACCGTTCTAATAGTGTCACTGCTAAATTGTGTTCGTCTTCGAAATTGGCGAAAATTTCTCCATTGCTGTTTGATACTTCATTCACACGTTCTATCAGTTGATTTGCCTGAAACATGGAAAAACTATGTAATGTGTGCTCAAAAGTATTTCTGAGAAGTGAACTTACATTTTCATTAGCTTCCATAGCCTTTCGCTTGAGCTGAGCAATATCGATGTCAGGAGTTGATAGACCATTGACATCTGTCAGCAATGTCAAAGCAGCATCGTAGACCTCATTTGCCTTGCGTAAGGCATCTTTGGTGTTTTGCGAAACTTGACCTAAATTCATCTTGACTGTAGCCAGTTCCAGTCCAACTTCGGTACGGAGTTCGTCTCTGGAATAGTATTTGATTTACTGTCTTGATATTCTCTTAGCTTTGATAATAAGTGTTTTTAACTCACGTGACTTTTTGTTGTAATGTAATGGCTGCCTTGGCCAAGTCATGTGCTTTGCCAATAGCATCATTGGCGTGTTTGGCATTTTGTAAATCAAACTGTGCCTGAGACTCCAAGTCATCAGCCAAAGCCCGGGCTTCTCGTGAGATTCCACTTATCTGCTGTGACTGTTCTCCGAATTCTACAGACTTGTTCTTGGCTCTTGCTAATGCTAATGCTCCCTCGTCAGTTAGCAAATTCAACGCAGTCTAAAAAAGAAGGCATTATTAGTTGGAAAATTAGATGAAATCTGATTTTTTGACTTACCTGGAGCTCATTCTTGGCATCTTCGATGATATTGTGGGCAATAGTGTAGTTCTGCTGGGCTTTTTCGATTTCTGAGTTTGCGTTGCTCTGCAAAATATCAGCTGATTCGAGATGATCTCGCACTGTATCCAACCGTTCGTGTAAATCATTCAATCGCTCAAGAAGAGTCTTGTCTCCTTCTCCAGCTGCAGACTTAGCGTCAGCCAACAAGATATCGACCTTTTCTTGAACAGCCTTCAACTTCGACTCGAATTCATCGTCATTGGTGACTGGAGTTCTGGCAATGTCATCTAGAGTCTGGCTGAGGTTCCTCAACTTGGCTCTGTGATCGTTGGCAGCATCTTCAACAAGGTTATAGCAGGCAGGGCAATCTACACATCCCTTATGACGGTCAAATTTATTCTCCTTGCAACGATCACAACGACGTCCTTCAACATTGTCATTACATGGACACTGTCCGTTCTGGTCGCATTGGAATCCCTTGGAACCACTTTCGTCACACTCACAGAACTTGCAACCTTCACTGGAGAAACCGTAGTAGTACAGGTCACATTGGTCACAGTGCTGTCCAACAACACCGGGCTTGCAGTAACAATTTCCGGTGAACTTGTCACATGTGGAGTTGTAACTTCCGATCGGGTCACAGCTGCAGCTCTCACATCCGTTTCCAGAGACAATGTTAAAGAATCCTGGTTGACACTCGTTACAATCGCGACCAATGACATTGGGTTTGCAGTGGCAGTTTCCAGTGACTTGATCACACTGAGAAATTCCCTTATCGGTTTGTTCGGTTCCTCGTGGATAACAGGAGCATTTATCACACTGTCCATGGGGAAGAGCCAACGGATCACCAAAATGTCCTGGGAGACACTCGTCACAGTGCTTTCCAGCAGTGTTGTGGGTACATTTTAAACACTCGCCAGTAGTACGGTCGCAGTTTCCTACGGCATTTGGATCGACATTGCCATTGCAGTCACAAGCCTTACAGACCTGGACATCTCCCAGAAGACCAGTTGGGTCACCGTAGAATCCATCCGAACACTGTTCACAGCGAGCTCCAAAGTATCCAACGGGACATTCAATACAAATCACAGTATCGCCGTTGATCTGAATACAAGCACCATCATCGGGACAAGGACAACGTTTGCAGTCATACTGAGTTCCTTCAAGGGCATTGCCGTAGTAACCCTTAGCACACTGATCACAAGTGTCTCCAGCGGTATTGTGTTGACAGATACACCGACCAGTTTCAGAGTCACAAATATCGGCGTGCTTGTTACAATCACATGGAATACATGGCATGAAAGGTCCTCCCTTTGCCGGACTGTGTCGATAGCCAGGGGCACAAGACTCACAGAACTGTCCCAAATAACCCTCGGGACATGTACACTGTTCGATCCAAGTTGCTGGCTGACCAGCAGCACCACGATGAGCACTTTGCAGCTCAACATCATCTAGAATAGCTTCACCCTGTACGGAATAGGTGGCCCTGATTTTAATGGCTGTGAGGTTGCTCAAAATTGACAGAAATCCTCGAGCTGACTGACTCGGTTGCCATTGGTAGTCAGTGTGTTCGTTTAGCAGGAATTTGTATGACTTGGCTGTCTGATCTGGCATACCATTGCCTTGAGCGAAGATGGGCAGAGAAATCTTGGTTCCTGCACCTTCTAGGACAATATCACTTGCACTGGTACTTGGACCCACTTGTCCAACCAACTGCagcttaaaactaatattaCGGTTGTATGAAGCTCTCTGATCCCCAAGGAACCTCTCAGGGGCCATGAAGTAAATGAATTCATTGCCCTGAGCTGTCGTACCAACACTCTGGCTGTATTGGTTGTACTTGATGTCAGCGTTACGATTGTAGATATCAACCCCAGTCCAGTGTTCCTTGTGCTTGTTAAATTTCGATGCCACCGAAACAACGGAGTACCCAGGAGCACTTTGACATTCTGAGGTATGGCCATAACAGAAACATGGCGTACAACCAAATCGATTGTTGAAGTCCAGGTTAAAGAAGCCAGGTTTACATTCGTTACAACGTTTGCCTTCGACATTCTCCTTACAGCGACAAACACCATTCTCGGCATCACAAGATGGGATTTTTTCGTACGAACCCCTTGGATCGCAACCACAAGGCTGACAACCATGAGGACCGAATTGGTAATAGTTATTGTCACAACGGTCACATTTATCTCCAGTTACTCCGGGTTTACACTGACACTTGCCTTCGCTGTTACACTGCAGGGATCGGGATCCTAAAAAGAgataaattagttatttttaagaataagtttaGAAGCAGGTGATTAAGGCCTTACCAACTGAATTACATTGACAATGAACACAATAACCATCTTCACGCATGTAGAAATTCTCCTTACAACGTTCACAATTGGCTCCGTCACGGTTTTCACGACAATCCAAACAATGTCCTCCATGTCCGGTGGTATTGTACAGGTGTTCGTCGAAGAAACATTTGTCAGAGAAATTGTTACAGTTACAagctgaaataaattaaaagttgtgtcaacgttaattattttttcacaaTAATCATAGAACAGCTTTTCAGTGACATTATAAAAAGCggtacttttttttgagaatttaatgCTACACCTTCACTATACTCTGTGCAGTTTTATCCTTAAAGCTTGATCACAAACTTatctcaatttttatattttgtatagtatttttaaaatctttttttaagcgGCCCTACCATGTAATACGTCATTAAGAATGGAGAATTATCTAGGCCCGTAAAGCACCGCTATCATATTTCGAAATTCTAGTGATGCATgaatttacggttttttttcttccaattaAGTGCTGTAATCCCGGCTTGGTTCAGAAATCACTTCCAAATATCTGTAACTTGCGGTGACTTTATAAAgccaaacaatttaaaaaaaatataaggatGGGAGAATTTAAGGCTGTTTTTATGGTAAATAAGTGCCATAGATACCCTCCACCTCAAAAGTGGTTTAAAACCTTtactattttgaaatattattaaacttacgaaatttaaagaaaaaaatttcaaaatttgatttttgtgctGTTAAAGTACTTTAAGTTAggctaattttaaaatttgtcaatttatgGCTTCCATTTGTCGGGTTTATCAGCTGAATAGACTAGCGTATCACATGACTTTGGAGCAATAAGTTCCATAACGTGGAATTATGCGGTTACCcaacttttttctcaaatccTTTTGTTGAAACCCCAGCTCTTGCAtatcattttataaacaaaaaggtCGGTAATTATGGTTCTGTAATAGTTCCAATTTACTGTAACGTTGTTTCCAGCTTTgtacggaccaattattccaccaattCACACTAAACAGTCACCTTTTTGTTGATGTAACAGAGTCGCAAGATGCACATGAATATAATCATCACTATAAAtatgaaagttttatttatcGACATATCAACTAAAAGTGAGCTTTATTCCCAAACCAAATTCCTACGAtgcaaattaaaaaccaaactatgattttcaaaataaattagcaGAATTTCGAGCGAGGTATCGGTTCAGACCGAAGACTTCTCCGATTTTTTACGACTTAAAGGGTTTTTGCTCTGAGGTATTCTGCCGCACAATCCTTCGGAATTTTCCAACGCAATTTTATATCTGCCCACAATTTTTTGCACATTTTCTTACAACTAAATGCCCAAAGGTACTTTTGTCTTGAACTTGTGTTTCTAGCTCaattacaaagaaaatattttaaaaaaatcgaacgtTTGGACACATTTTTTATGCATTTTTGTAGTCAAAAACTACTAcgaattatttttatgatcaaTTTTTAGCACCAAATcgatttttagttaaaaattgaactcaaatatttaatttagtaaCAGTTTCAGCATAAAATTCCACTTGATTCGAACCcgtaaaatgaatttaaacaaattgaaaaataacaaaaacaaatctcttACAAATCACAGAATACCAAGATGAATAcgtatgaattttatttgtttcgtaATCCCAGTATTGGCCCAAAGCACTCTCCCCAAAAACCCACCACactaaaatcaaaaccaaactTAAATTCAAACACAAACTCAATGCCATCTCGGCCAATCGATAACTAAACCCGCAATCCAATTCAATAGCCAACAATtgcaattgaattgaattcgCAAGAAAGTCCAATGTCTTTCGCATCCTAATCTCTCatacttataaaatatctatgtACAAGAATCGATTCGATAGTGAAGCGAATTAAATTCCTTAGCCATAATATAACAACTACTAGTATCTGTTAAGATAGCATCAAGACGGCTTTCTTACATAACGGTGGTTGATTCTCTTGTTCCATTGTAAAGTCTACCTATAGCTATCGTTTCGTAAAAGGAAACCCCACAATATCCGGTTGCATTGTCATACTGACTGTCGGATTGTTGCATCTTGTGGCATCTATAGTGCTGCTGTCTCCTCTGTGTCTATTATATGCCAAAAAGGGCTTTACGCATCACAAAACACCACAAAATTCTATCGATTTGATGAGCTTACTCTTTTCCTATATCTTATACCCTTCCTCTTTAACTTACCCTTGCATTCGTTGACATCTTGTGAGGTGGCCATCTTCCATTTAACGTCATTGAACAATGGCAGACACTTGTCACAGTCCGGTCCGTCGGTGTTGTGGCGGCATTCACAGACCAACTTGTGTTCACCGTGCAAACCGGTGCTGGGGACGCACTTGCTGGCGTGACCATTGCACTTGCAACGTGCACCGACAGCAATATCCGATATGGCGTAGAAGTATGACTGCAACACTTGTGCGTCGCCGAACACTTCGTCACCAAAGGTGTTTAGACGGTCCAAAGTGATTCTCAAGTCAGTTGCAGTTACCCATTGCTATGGAAGAGAATAGATAGAGAATAGTTGAAAGGCTTTGGGTATTGAAAGTACCTGAATTTCGGAGCTCCTTTCAAAGTAAATACCGCTGGGTCTTCCCTCGAGAGTGGAGAAAGCAATTTCACCATCCCTCAGCGGTGAGATGTCACTGTAGTCACTCGTGCACCAAGCACGTGCTTCAATTTCTCCCGTCGCAATCGACCGTGAATCTGGAAGACCATAAGTGTCACGACATGTTGCACTGTAGTACTGGTACGGCACCCAGGGTCCGTCTTCGGAGCTTCTCTTATAGATGGCAAAAGATTCTGGCCTTGGTGAGCGGAACAGCAAACGGACATAAGTGATATCGAATGCTTTACctacaaaaaagaacacaaagagTTTTTACGTCGGAATAGATTCATGTGTCATTCTACGGATGAAGATGAACTGAAAACTGGGTTAAATTCTCTTACCTAGATGCAGAGTCAGATTCACATGGTTTGGATATTGAATACCCTGTCGCATGGTCTCCGACTGCCACCAAGTTGGATTCTGTGGATCGTGCAAATCTGTCAGGTACGAGGGGTCATGGTCTCCTGCTCTGTGCATTAACATAAAGAATATGATAGAATAAAGCTGGTTCTACACTGATTCATAAGGCATTCAAGTGAGATACTAACCTGCAGAACTCGCAACTTTTCTTATTCGAGTAGATTGTTTGGATGCAGAAAAGATTGTTGTCTGTTTCACCGCAGGTGTTTGTCGCTTCGAACTGCAACTGATATGCAGCGTTTACGAATTCTGGCATACATTtctatggaaaataaaattagaaaaaaagtgttttaatattttgaagaagatgcttattaaacttttgaaatattttttagattgTAAGTTTAAGAAATTTCCttggaaaaatatatattaccCTTTCAGGAGACAAGTTCTGACAATTTGAGATAATTCGAAAGCTAAGTGCAGACGATTTTTAGATCTTACAATATTGTCAGATAGGTCACTGttcattgttttgaaaattggtcTATAATTGTCAGTTACGAATTTACCGAAAAGTCACTCTCCAATGGTTtactaatttgattttttatttgcctAGAGGGTTTAGGAAACTCGTGGCTCTAAATCTCGCTGTAAACAAAGGCCCAGTGACTCACAAATCAGAGCCATTcgtgtgtgcaagtaatgtcaggaatggagggtaCCTACAAGTGTTGGCCGTGCAAATTAGagaattaaaaacttcaaactttgattaaatttacaattaattCGTGATGATTTAGCCAGGTTTGTGGacagaataattaattattaaaaaaaaaaggtttttcctTATGGACCGCAAGAATCATAATAATCTTTTAATCGTCTCAAAATTGTCCATTTAGCCTTAGTGCACATTTTTCTCACTTTAACAACTGCTGCACCACAGCGTCATTACGCGTTAAGATTACCTAAATGTGCACTGGGACTCACACAATTgttaagtttttgagaaaatgttttAACTGACAGATGGGACAGTAAAGTATGATCTCACAATCTTCTGTACTTTacttaaaagacaatttttcaGAAATCAAAATCTAGAAATGTTATCACTGTGGTATTTAAAAGAGCAAATTAAAGATTTTGCGAAAAAATGTCTAGTAATTACGTTAAGATTCACCAATTGCGACAAAGACTTTAAAGATACATTTGGtacagaaaaacagaaaaaaatgagAAGGGTTGGTAAGGAAAAGTTCAAGTTTAGTGTCGTTGTAGTAAGGAACTTCTCTGAAGAGTCAAcagacattttttgaatattcataGTTACCAAAAACGGCAGatacaaatttggaaaacaacTGTTTCTAACTGCTAATTTCTCtggcaaataaaaacaaagcctTACATATTCTTTCTGCTtttataccaattttattagTCCTTGCTTTGAAAAGAGAAAAATCAGAAGTGCTTTTTAAGTGGAAAAGAAACGCCCTTAAGCATATTTTTGGTAAACTTGAATCTCTGAATCAATTCCTAGATATAATCATAGGAGTATTCCAAGTACCAGACTTTTAGGAACCACACAAACGAAAGTTTCAAGAGCTTCTGATCCTTTTaccaaatgtatttttattttttaagtctatATCATGAAATTTACCAGAACTTACAAAAGCTAGTTGAAGGAAATAGGAAATAGAAACGTGTAACCTAATTCGGAACCCTTAGACATCAGATGTTGAAGTGTTCTTcttgaaatcatttttcttcTATATACACAATTTCCTATGAATGCACTCAATTCAACTTAATTCTTTGCTTTAATATCCATGAAATAAGTTACATAAATTTAAGTGAATTCTCTCAAGTCTTCAAGGAAATGGATTGGTATTGGTATATGATATGTGAGATATGAGATGTGACTTGACCTTAACAAAGCTATTTAAGATAAAATGAAGGAACATTGTACTGTGcatttaatacaattattgCACTATTACGTTTATGAAATaatcaattaaatatattgATAACCTCATTTTAGAGAAATTCAATTAGCACTATACCTTAAATGTTATGTACCTGACCTGTGAAAGCTTCGGTATAGAAAATGGAGAATAATAACATTCACCCTAACTCAAGTATTATGAATGGATATGATCCTTGTTAGAATGGAAGGAAGGatatggaatttaatttttaacaacattttggttaaaaaataagttgtttaatATCTAATGAAATTGCATGGATATTGGAAATGGTCATGGTCAATTGAAGGCTAACATTCAATCTTACTTAACGAAGAAGGGTATTGAAAATTGTGTGTCTAATGCAATGGTAATATTTGAGTCCTTCCCACTTTTACTTTGCAGTCATATGATAGGTTTATTCAAAGAAATGTAAATGTCTTCTAAAAATGTAGCTTGAGATTGCTGAAATAATACGTCTATCCAAATTTCAGCTTttagaattaatatttttagatttcgtttaaagtaaaaattatcaAACCCTTATTAACGTTGGAAGAAAAAGTCACACTTAAAATTTCTTAGGGGCAGGTAAAAGGGCCTTGAgtcaaaaatttgcattttaagttCTTTAGTTTGGTGTAGATGCATTTGtttgacttgacttgactttAGTCTAAAACATTTGGTAAATATCGTATTAGTTTGGTATTCAGGTAAAAAGACagacaaatttatatttgtattgatgTTAACGTCCTAAATTCATTtaatctgtttttttaaatttaaaaattaaaatatagcaggattttaagttaagaaaacaaAGATGTGAAGAAAGCAACGTTTTCCATAgaattttgtggaaaataaatATCAGTATAAAAAGCTTGAATTATGATAAGTTCTAATTAAACATATTCTTGCGTTGAAAATCAAAGAATCAAAAGTCTAACAAGACTTTATAAtcctttaattaaattataacgatttaaagtattatttttctttgaacatGCAGCCCCAATTGCTACAAAAAGTGATCGAAAATTTGTACATACTAATATTATACATGAGAAAGTCagcttgtttgtttgcttgtttgtccgTCCTTCATGTTCCAACGGAGCAATATTatgacataattttttgtttggaggTGATTACGAGACAGTAAAGTGTTCTTAGCTACTTTTTAAAGCAAGAAAACATCTCATTTTCTTCTAATTGGATCAGATCTGCCGGTATCACTCATAGAAAGATGTTCTTCAAAACACTTGTTAGTAGCATACTATTAGGTGCTTCCTGTTTGGATCGTTGCCTATTATTAGACGTTTCTTGACATTATCGCACGaaactattattaaaaaacgTTATCAAAAATAGAAGATAAGCGATTAAACACACTTTTCTACGGCTGTAAGACACtaacaaatgatttttgtaattaagtTCATAATAATTCTGAAATTTTACCCTAAATTACAAGCTTACATATAGATGGTCAAATTTTCTGTAACAGAGCGATTTAGCATCAGAAAACGtagttgttttgaaaataaattaaaacatattgGATGAAGTAGTAAGAGATTTGAGGGAATATTAGGCAAAAGGCACAGTCAAGAACTCATAACAGAGTTTTTTAACTGACTTAAACTGTCCGGTGGGCCTTTACATAAGCTCCAATCAAAATTAGGCGTGCCAGTTATGCTAATGCAAACCTAAGATGCCCCTCGATTATGTAACGGAATAGACATTATGTCACACAAATGTGCTCATATCAAGACTGGTGGCACGGGGTTGGTAAAGAG
This window contains:
- the LOC129944302 gene encoding laminin subunit gamma-1, yielding MKRIKWSTRNVVSSALLVILLIHNAPAPSNAAAHEETTFMPALECYDPYRRPQKCMPEFVNAAYQLQFEATNTCGETDNNLFCIQTIYSNKKSCEFCRAGDHDPSYLTDLHDPQNPTWWQSETMRQGIQYPNHVNLTLHLGKAFDITYVRLLFRSPRPESFAIYKRSSEDGPWVPYQYYSATCRDTYGLPDSRSIATGEIEARAWCTSDYSDISPLRDGEIAFSTLEGRPSGIYFERSSEIQQWVTATDLRITLDRLNTFGDEVFGDAQVLQSYFYAISDIAVGARCKCNGHASKCVPSTGLHGEHKLVCECRHNTDGPDCDKCLPLFNDVKWKMATSQDVNECKACNCNNFSDKCFFDEHLYNTTGHGGHCLDCRENRDGANCERCKENFYMREDGYCVHCQCNSVGSRSLQCNSEGKCQCKPGVTGDKCDRCDNNYYQFGPHGCQPCGCDPRGSYEKIPSCDAENGVCRCKENVEGKRCNECKPGFFNLDFNNRFGCTPCFCYGHTSECQSAPGYSVVSVASKFNKHKEHWTGVDIYNRNADIKYNQYSQSVGTTAQGNEFIYFMAPERFLGDQRASYNRNISFKLQLVGQVGPSTSASDIVLEGAGTKISLPIFAQGNGMPDQTAKSYKFLLNEHTDYQWQPSQSARGFLSILSNLTAIKIRATYSVQGEAILDDVELQSAHRGAAGQPATWIEQCTCPEGYLGQFCESCAPGYRHSPAKGGPFMPCIPCDCNKHADICDSETGRCICQHNTAGDTCDQCAKGYYGNALEGTQYDCKRCPCPDDGACIQINGDTVICIECPVGYFGARCEQCSDGFYGDPTGLLGDVQVCKACDCNGNVDPNAVGNCDRTTGECLKCTHNTAGKHCDECLPGHFGDPLALPHGQCDKCSCYPRGTEQTDKGISQCDQVTGNCHCKPNVIGRDCNECQPGFFNIVSGNGCESCSCDPIGSYNSTCDKFTGNCYCKPGVVGQHCDQCDLYYYGFSSEGCKFCECDESGSKGFQCDQNGQCPCNDNVEGRRCDRCKENKFDRHKGCVDCPACYNLVEDAANDHRAKLRNLSQTLDDIARTPVTNDDEFESKLKAVQEKVDILLADAKSAAGEGDKTLLERLNDLHERLDTVRDHLESADILQSNANSEIEKAQQNYTIAHNIIEDAKNELQTALNLLTDEGALALARAKNKSVEFGEQSQQISGISREARALADDLESQAQFDLQNAKHANDAIGKAHDLAKAAITLQQKVTDELRTEVGLELATVKMNLGQVSQNTKDALRKANEVYDAALTLLTDVNGLSTPDIDIAQLKRKAMEANENANQLIERVNEVSNSNGEIFANFEDEHNLAVTLLERAEVQALEDKELSERAKDAFGNATHAVEQGDNTLKEANNTYHTLARFQTDVQKSSEKAALALRTVPGIQTEIANAETLIKQADEALTGANKNANDAKTNAQEAQEKYAEQASKDAEIIRKKANDTKVNARKLRDEADQLNHRVKVTESDIIKLEDLSSEDDTLVDDAKRKVGQAKADTQEAQKKINKALSDLNSINDELADLTDINTNDLDDLESRLDAVERELNRANLTNRIEKFREMRNQQNKSIDKYEKELSQLQQEVINIKAISGSLPDECYVRNKLEP